From a single Apium graveolens cultivar Ventura chromosome 2, ASM990537v1, whole genome shotgun sequence genomic region:
- the LOC141707833 gene encoding TGACG-sequence-specific DNA-binding protein TGA-2.1-like, with the protein MFGSQHENWEESNMADRSPMTDTSTDVDPDDQNRRFDRDQSGAIVLVADSHDGSKDKPLDQKTLRRLAQNREAARKSRLRKKAYVQQLESSRLKLTQLEQEVQQAHPQGGSTLTSGDQSHATGALAFDVEYARWMGEQNRQINELRAAVNSYASDNDLQTVVGNVTAHFDEVFKLKGTAAKADVFHILSGMWKTPAERCFMWIGGFRSSELLKLLMNQLEPLTEQQLEGIYNLQQTSQQAEDALSQGMEALQQSLSETLASGSSSTPGSSGNVANYMGQMAMAMGKLGTLESFLRQADNLRQQTLQQLHRVLTTRQSARALLSINDYFARLRALSSLWLARPRE; encoded by the exons ATGTTTGGTTCTCAGCATGAGAACTGGGAAGAGTCAAATATGGCAGATAGAAGCCCTATGACCGACACCTCCACAGATGTGGATCCAGATGATCAAAATCGAAGG TTTGACAGAGATCAATCCGGTGCTATTGTGCTGGTTGCTGATTCCCACGATGGATCAAAAGATAAACCTTTGGACCAGAAG ACTCTACGGAGACTTGCTCAAAATCGGGAAGCTGCCAGGAAGAGCCGATTGAGGAAAAAA GCTTATGTACAACAGCTGGAAAGTAGTCGGCTGAAGTTGACCCAACTTGAACAAGAGGTCCAGCAGGCACACCCGCAG GGTGGTTCAACCTTGACTTCAGGAGATCAATCCCATGCAACAG GGGCCCTGGCATTTGATGTGGAATATGCACGATGGATGGGAGAGCAAAACAGGCAAATAAATGAGCTGAGAGCTGCTGTTAATTCATATGCAAGTGACAATGACCTTCAAACTGTGGTTGGAAATGTCACTGCACATTTTGATGAAGTTTTTAAGCTTAAAGGTACTGCAGCAAAGGCTGACGTCTTCCATATTTTGTCGGGAATGTGGAAAACACCTGCAGAGCGTTGTTTTATGTGGATTGGCGGCTTTCGTTCATCTGAACTTTTAAAG CTTCTTATGAATCAGTTAGAGCCTCTAACTGAGCAACAGCTGGAAGGCATATATAATTTGCAACAAACATCACAGCAGGCCGAAGATGCTCTCTCACAGGGGATGGAAGCATTGCAGCAATCACTTTCGGAGACATTAGCGAGTGGCTCCTCGAGCACACCCGGATCCTCTGGAAATGTTGCAAACTATATGGGCCAAATGGCAATGGCCATGGGGAAGTTGGGGACTCTTGAAAGTTTTCTTCGCCAG GCTGATAACTTGCGCCAACAAACATTACAACAGCTGCACCGTGTTTTGACAACGCGACAATCTGCTCGCGCCTTACTTTCTATAAACGATTACTTCGCGCGGCTTCGAGCCCTTAGCTCTCTATGGCTTGCAAGGCCACGCGAATAA
- the LOC141707831 gene encoding microtubule-associated protein 70-1-like, translating into MACDDHKSALLEPSFESCKATTISCSSAAMHKYGKKRQSSVNRPAGGSEVDDIVSLLHGSDPLRLELTRLQNQLRDKDRELGNTRSEIKALKYSDRLKGKAVEELTDELHKVDEKLKLDEALLESKHLEIKKITEEKKSALAAQFAAEATLRRVHAAQKDDQMPPIEAIIAPLEAELKLARQEIASLLDDNRALDRLTKSKEAALLEAEKSVQVAMKKASIVDDLQNKNQELMKQIEICQEENKILDKMHQQKVIEVEKLTHTVHELEEDVLAGGAAANVVRDYQRKVQEMNEEKRTLERELARAKVSANRVAVVVANEWKDASDKVMPVKQWLEERRILQGEMQQLKEKLAIAERTAKAEANLKEKYQLRFKVLEERLRAPLVGFAHTTSAAKRMTNGPSRRQSMGGTENFSRSPSNGFLFRRTSSQTGSVRGTGSNALLKPTKASPVFEDGSRSEERKKLVSDATDKGNGPITDDECIENNGILTCIFEENENGRTTNEKVRKDEDSVSGVLYDMLQKEVISMRKACNEKDKRLKDKDNVIEMLARKVETLNKAMEIESKKMRRDMSVMEKEVAAVRGMNGQDHRTRHASAPRRSVNGARSGTHRH; encoded by the exons ATGGCCTGCGATGATCATAAGAGCGCCTTGCTTGAGCCTAGCTTTGAGTCTTGTAAAGCAACCACTATATCTTGTTCATCCGCAGCTATGCACAAGTATGGAAAGAAACGACAGTCGAGTGTTAATCGACCTGCAGGAGGCTCAGAAGTTGATGACATTGTCAGCCTCCTACATGGCTCTGATCCTCTTAGGCTCGAGCTCACTCGCCTACAAAATCAACTCCGAG ATAAAGACAGGGAACTAGGAAATACACGTTCAGAAATCAAGGCACTGAAGTACTCAGATCGCCTCAAGGGGAAGGCAGTTGAGGAG TTAACTGATGAGCTGCATAAAGTTGATGAAAAGCTAAAACTTGATGAAGCTCTTTTGGAAAGCAAG CACTTGGAGATTAAGAAGATAACCGAAGAGAAAAAATCAGCTTTGGCTGCACAATTTGCAGCTGAAGCCACTCTACGAAGAGTTCATGCTGCACAGAAAGATGACCAAATGCCACCTATCGAGGCTATCATTGCTCCATTGGAGGCAGAGCTGAAGTTAGCTAGGCAAGAG ATAGCGAGCTTGCTGGATGACAATAGAGCTCTGGATCGGCTTACAAAATCTAAAGAAGCTGCTTTGCTGGAGGCTGAAAAATCTGTTCAAGTGGCTATGAAAAAGGCATCAATTGTTGACGATTTGCAGAACAAAAATCAGGAACTAATGAAACAAATTGAAATATGCCAG GAAGAGAATAAAATCTTGGACAAAATGCACCAGCAAAAAGTTATCGAGGTCGAAAAGCTCACCCATACTGTTCATGAGCTTGAGGAGGACGTTTTAGCTGGAGGGGCTGCTGCAAATGTTGTGCGTGATTATCAACGAAAAGTGCAGGAGATGAAT GAGGAGAAGAGAACTTTGGAACGAGAATTGGCCCGTGCAAAGGTTAGCGCAAACAGggttgctgttgttgttgcaaATGAGTGGAAAGATGCGAGTGACAAAGTAATGCCTGTAAAACAATGGCTGGAGGAGAGAAGGATTCTCCAG GGAGAGATGCAGCAGCTTAAAGAAAAACTGGCAATAGCAGAGCGTACTGCCAAAGCAGAAGCAAATCTGAAA GAAAAGTACCAGTTACGTTTCAAAGTTTTGGAGGAAAGGCTTAGAGCGCCTTTGGTTGGGTTTGCTCACACAACCTCAGCAGCTAAAAGGATGACCAATGGTCCTTCACGACGCCAATCTATGGGTGGGACTGAAAATTTCTCCAGGTCACCATCAAATGGATTTTTGTTTAGGAGAACCAGTAGTCAAACTGGATCAGTGCGGGGAACTGGTTCAAACGCTTTGTTAAAGCCAACAAAAGCCTCCCCTGTATTTGAAGATGGTAGCAGATCTGAGGAGAGAAAGAAGCTGGTTTCAGATGCAACTGATAAAGGTAATGGACCTATTACAGATGACGAGTGCATTGAAAACAATGGTATACTTACTTGCATATTTGAGGAGAATGAGAATGGGAGGACAACAAACGAAAAGGTAAGGAAAGATGAAGATAGTGTTTCTGGAGTGCTATATGATATGTTACAAAAAGAAGTCATAAGCATGCGGAAAGCCTGTAATGAAAAAGATAAAAGGCTTAAGGATAAGGACAACGTAATCGAG ATGTTGGCAAGGAAGGTTGAAACATTGAACAAAGCAATGGAAATAGAGTCGAAAAAGATGCGTAGAGATATGTCTGTGATGGAAAAAGAAGTTGCTGCAGTACGTGGCATGAATGGGCAAGATCATAGGACACGGCATGCCAGTGCTCCCAGGAGATCTGTTAACGGTGCTAG gAGCGGAACTCATAGGCACTAA